The genomic window ACTTCTTGAATTGGACCTTGTTCTGGTACGTCGATCAGCCAATGGTGATGATAGTGCTGTTTTTATGGACGGTGAAGCTTTGTTGTTTGGGGACATCCTTCTCGTGTTGGGGGACGATGTATGTGGTGGAGGTCGTCTCTTCATGTTCTTGATGTTTCAAAGAGATAGTCTGgatgaaataaaaaagaattattggACAATCAATGTTATACAGTAATTTATAGTGTTTTATGTGATAAAATGCTATCAATAATGGgtcaattcttcttctttgccAGGAGTTTTGATGGATGATGGATGTACCTTTTTTCCATATCCAGTTccatttccttttccaTTTTAAAAAGGTCGAAATCGCCTTTGTGATGATATTTTCCCTCTAGAAAACACATACAATTGACAGAAAACAATTGACGAGAACAACTAACAAAAGATAACCACCACCATCGTGATAGCAAGAGGCTCTCCATCTCTATCGAGCGTCTGGTTATATTGGTAAATAAACGAACCAAAACagaatattgaagaaattgaaacgAATACTTTCGATCAAGAGGTAACAAAAAacattattgaagataGACCCttaacatatatatatatataaatactCCACGATGACAGATGCATTAGAAGAAAGTGtgaaaagttttgaaagaatGATTGGTCTACTACAGACAACTGTAGATACATTAAAACATGATTCCGAGGACAATACACACTTGACTGAAACATTGTTAATGTCAAGAAGAGTATTCGAATTGGTTCCGGAGTATGATGTTCAGCGAGCTAAACTGAGTCTAATTGAAGAGGTGGACCCCATTGTCAAGACTTTGGAAGATAAGTTACAAAAATCGACAGGCAAACTCCAAAGAGAGTTGGATACTATACAACAAACTTGCGAGTTGAATAAACTTCGACTTAACAACAATCATCGAACTAATTTGACCACTGGAACTTCTAATGAAATGGATGCGGGGAATTTGAGTACAGATGTTGTAGTGATGGGTTCCTCGACGAATGAAGAATTGGATACCCTACGTGCCTTGAAGAATAGGAAACAAGAACTCGAGGAAAGATTGGCACAGTTACAATCGTAGGTGGACGATCCCTAGACTATATCATTTTGTATCGCTGAATTCAGAACTAATATCCAACAAATAAAGACATACAATTTTTCTTAAGCCAACTAatctatattattaatatttctacttttacttttattttttattttttagttCTCTCAGAGGATTCTCCAACTCCATAGGAATATAATTTAGATATAATGAACACTCCCTAACCTGGATACTACAAGGCCCTTGCTCTATCAATCAAGTCTCACTGTcacctcttcttcttcagtcACCAGTTAATTGTATAATTCTCTTTCCGTcacaattttgaaagatcgTAAGGTAATAGAAAGTCTCATATAGAGGGGCCGAGGAGACAATCCCtaatacatatataaaacTAAGAtgcaacaacaaaacaaaGACATATTTCTAGACACAGAGATGGGAACCCACCTCATTTACGTGTAGAGAATTGGGTTTCATTAGTATAATACCGTAATAAAAAATGCTACACCAACAAAGTGTTCTGTTTCTAAGCAGATACTGTCACAATTACTTCCTAAAACCTCAAAGGAGGAATGTCATGTTATCCGCACTGACTGCATTAACTAGTACTGCTACGATTGGTAATTATCTCTTCGGGAAAGATATTAAACTAGCAGATGCCATGGATAAAGGAGAGTTGCATAACATAAATGAGGATTATGCCTCCAAAGCAAATGAAACTATGCTTAATcgtttgaaaaaattgcGTAATAGTAGACCCATGGAACCAAGGTACGAAGGACATGTTCCATTATATTTACATGAGAAACTCTTATTGTTTCTATCATCAGGAATTAGTTCATTTTTACATCCTGAAAACGGTATGAATATAGTTAAATTGGGAGAAGCTACTGCTATTCCGCCATTTTTGGAGAGTTTGAAAAGGACCATGTTATCTGATGAAACTGGGAGAAGAATATTAAGAGACAAACCATACGTTCATACAAGTATATTACATTTTGACAAATTATCTAAACTACCTGAGAATTCCTTTGGTTACACGTTCTATAAATGGTGTCAAACTGAGAAAGTTTCTCCTGATACAAGAGCTCCTGTGACTTATATTGATGATCCGATTCATGCTTTCATCTTCCAAAGATATAGGCAATGTCATGATTTTTATCATGCTTTGGTTAATATGcctattattattgaaggTGAAATTACAATCAAAGCTTTGGAAGGTGCTAACATGGGAGTCCCAATGGCAATTCTTGGGGCCATTTTTGCACCATTACGTTTGAAAccaattcaaagaaaaagacTTCGTGAGATATATTTACCATGGGCTGTTAAGACTGGATTAAATTGTAAACCTTTGGTTAACGTTTATTGGGAAGAATTGTTGGAAAAGGATGTTAACGAACTGAGAGAGGAATTGGGAATTAAAATGCCTCCTAATCTAAGAGAAATGAGAAAGAAACGTGCTGAAATGGTCAAAAGTCTGAAACATAAATATGAAGAGAATCCATCGAAGGCtaattaatttgaaagGCTGTGGGCTCACTTtgtatgaaaaataatcaatttcattttctataatatatatatctacaTATGCAGGCgtataataaaaagaactaataaatcataacaaaaatatctttttccattcattatttgaGTATAAAATGGAACTAAGTAATGTAACgttttatctttttatGCTTatttatgaatatatatgtattaaAAGTTACAATGAACTAAATTCTAACTATCAGTTTTCAATTCGGTATATCGGTGCTGCTCTTACAACGACTACTATGCTCAGTGGTCGTTGAAATAGATATTGAATCTGCATTAACTGTTTTTTTCGttattttttcatcttcagttCCTGTCGTTATAGTTAATTTAACTTCATCCATGGCTTCTTCACCtgattgatgaatattCAACTCTTCTTCGGATATTTCACTAAATGGTATTAACCCTTTCGATCTTGCCACTTCATCAGTAAATGCACCATAATaatctttatcatcatgTAGTATGTTAACTTTTACAGGCACAACGATACACAGAAACcaatataaaaagaatgaTATAGCAAAACTGAAGAATGAATCAccataataaaaatttacaatACCTTTATTATGAAagtaattattattaacttGCCATGCAATTCCAGGTAATCCTGGAGCCATACCACAAACCCATGCAACCATAGCTCTCCAATTGGCCCCCTtattaaaataatattcacCCTTTAAGACAAAAGCTTCAGATACagaataatttcttttccttatcaagaaattatcACAAATCATGACGGCAATGATTGGAGTCATCACAACACCAAATGAACTCATTACAGTTAAGAAGACAGAGGAAGAATTATAAAAATTCCAAGGCTGTACCGCCACAGAGACCATTGCAGTTAATATAGCACCTcttttaatattcaaatatttagGTAATAACCCAGCTAAATCCATTCCACTTGCGAAACCTGCATTTGATATAGTGTATGCCATTTGTGACATGGAAAATGATACACCACAAAAGAAACTTGCAGCCCTAGCACCTGAACTATAATTACCCTTTAGCCAATATGTGAAGAAATCCATTGGCTGCCACATttctatattatataactTCATCCCAGCTGACGCACCAATAACACCAAAGACAGGTACGATTGTTGTTGGAATTAAAAGTGCCAATATGGTACCTAACCAAATTGCTGTTTGTGAGGAACCAAATCTTGAATAATCAGATTGATTACACGCAGCAGGACTAACTGCACCAAACCAATAAGAAATCATATAAACCCAAGCCCAAGCCTTTGTTGAACCTGTCGCAGTACCTTTTGCAGTGAAATAATCACCTACACCTCCTGCCTGATGagttaaataaattaccaTTCCTAACATAGAAAAACAAGTAGCCGTACATGATATAATCAGGATATAGTTCATGTGATAAGGTCTCATTAAGTAACAAAATGCGGTTATTACATGGAATAATATGAATCCGATCAATTCCTTCGTTGTCATTGCTACATGTTTTGATAGTGTGTTTGGTAAAtgcaaataatgatgagaCCATGAATCCAAAATCATGTTGATACATAATCCACCTAGCCATGCGTTGGACCCATAATTGACAATACTCATAAGTACTCTAATTAAGATACCGAACCATGAACCATATATACCAAACACGAATCTTTGATTGATGGTGTATCCGACTTTCCAATCGAGCCCAGGGTATGAATTAGCCAATGTGAATATGATAGCGACTACATCACCGATGATGAAAGTTCCAATGGTTTCACCGTAACTTAACCCAACAGAAAGGGCGGAAGATGCACTAATCCATGAAACCACAGAGAAGGAAACTACTGACCAATATGAGAAATTTGACCAAAATCCCCAGGTTTGATTTTTAAGTTTTATAGGCTGTAGATCAGGGTTTTTCAAGAAACTGATCGTTTCTCTATCTCCTACTGGTACTTCTAGTACTTTGAGTATTCTTTTCGTTAGCGTAGTCATTTTGCTGTCGCGTTTGTTAATATGATTCAGCTTTTACCAAATGAAATACCCATCAATCAATTTGGgatggaagaagaaaacatgGTTCATATACGTTGGGGTTTGGACGTTTTATGTGATACTTTTATCTAACGATGGGATCTAAATTTTTTAGCTTAGTTgtcaaagaaatttttattgttgtaAAGGCCCTCGCTAAGAAAGACGCGCACAGGTTTTGTCATTAGTATAGACATATTCATGTAAAgggaaatttgaaaattgcGTTTATTGGGAACATTTGTCAATGCAATGAATAGTGGTAGTTCAGAGTGTTATATATCCCTTCATCTCGAAGGTTAAGAGGAAGCGAGAGTCAAACAAGCAAGCGAAATAAGCAAAATAAGTAAATAGGCTTGAAAAGCTTTGATACAGATTATGTtatcttatatatatatatattattttcgGAGTTTCCTTCCCCTCTTTGTGTTTCATATCTCTTCTATATGTATTAAGTAAGACATGTTGTATATACTATATGATTCTGTTTCCAGCTCTGCAGGCAATTTCTCTCTGTCTCTCCCTCTCTGTGTCTCTGTGGTTTTTGGGGAGGAAAGAAATCAAGTCTCTCGGCCGAGaacacaacaacaaaaagaGGGTAATGAGTTGTTTATCCGTAATCATATTCAAGGATAGATTTACCTTATTTCCCGTCAAACACGACTGAAGACGGCAAGTGCGGCGGCTAAACACTGAAACTATATGTGTATATCCCACAcgaaaaatattgatggaatattatatagaaAGCTTACCTTAAAGGTACTGTACGTAATCTGGAAAGTTCAACCTGAACTAGATGCACGACTAAGTGAATGACCATAAAGAAGTAAGATACAAGTGAGATTACATACTTGAGTAAACTGCAACCATTTTTATGACTAGACGTGTTTCCGAATTCCACAAAATATAGTAAAGTTACGTAGAATACACGATAATATTTGATAGTACAAAGTTGGAAAAGAAAGGTCAGGAAAGCTTACGTCAcatttctattattttcaaaacttgCATTTCTAATTGAACAACTcgataaaaagaaaatgaagatagaTTTAACACAACTTCTGGCGAGAATTCCATTACTTATATCATATCCAACTATCATCTTATCAGGCAGTCTGATTGTGTCTACGTATGATGATATAATTGATTTACATCTCTTTAATGACTCGCTCATGATAATAACAGATTACTTATTGAGATTGGTATTTTTACCCTTACTGTTATCATCTATATTTATTGTAATTGGATACGCTTTAGGGATTTTTAGTCTATTCAGGaataaaaacaatcttataCAAAATGGGTTACCAATTTACGTTTTCCTCTTGATATTATATCAAGCAAGTTTCATTCTAGGATCAATTCAAACCACTTGTCTAGGGTTATTGAGTTTGCAccaattattatcatcctCTAACAACGGTAAATCATATCATGGCTCATCAATATTACAATTACTAAAATTATACATTCCGTTATCAATGCTCACTTTGTTGATGGAATATTcgataaaatattataatacaATTCATACAATGgaaataataccaaaaattttaatatactctattattataatagcTCAATACTCAACCCCTCGTTTAAAAGGTTTTATTGAGAAATTAACAGTGGAAAGTGGTCgtaatgaagatgatacaACAAAAACTACCACTACAGCATTAGCATTAGAAAAGCAAAATAAtcatttcatcattttcttatttGTCATTGAAGCAATATgcttaataataatatattccatcacaaaaatattatatccaAACATTTATAATTTACAACCATTAATGTTTATCGTTAATGTTGGGAGTCTAGctgttttcttcttatcattacatgattcattattagagACTGAAAGAGTTactgatgatgaggatgataTACCCGAAAAACGTGGCTCTgattatatttttggaCCATTTTTCTCCGTCCCTAAATATATAACTTTCATTTCAGGTTTGAtatcaattattttattatatttatccTCAGATTCGACGCTCTCCccttctccttcttccTCTACTTCAATCTTACCTTCGAATATTATGACCTTATTATTTGTCATTGCTTCTGAATTTGTATCATCCTTTTTACCACCATCCAATATAAGGAAGCATGCAGACACACCTATTTTAAATCATTCAGCACATTCGCATGATCACTCGCATGATCATTCACATTCTCATATAAGTTCTAACAAAGAAGACACTGAACAACATCaagaaatgaatattttcagACAAATGGCGACAAATAAAGATACAAggtcaattttttcattcttattattaaacACGACATTCATGTTTGtccaattattatattcattccGTTCCAAATCATTGGGGTTATTATCGGATTCATTACATATGGCATTAGATTGtggttcattattattaggCCTAATCGCAACCATTCTCTCCAAAAACCCACCAAGTGATAAATTCCCCTTCTCATTGAGTAATTATCTAGAAACTTTATCTGGATTCACTAATGgcattttattattaggtATAGTCTGTGGGATTTTCGTCGAAGCGATAGGGAGATTATTTAATCCAATTCCTTTACATGGTactaatgaattattagtaGTGGCGACCATTGGATTATTAGTCAATCTTGTTGGATTATTTGCATTCGATCATCATGACGCTggtggtaataataatcattcCCATATTCAAGATCCtgaagataaaaatgatCGTGGAACAAACGAAAATATGAGAGGGATTTTCTTACATATCTTAGCAGACACACTAGGATCAGTCGGAGTCGTGATTTCCACCTTATTGATCAAATTGACACATTGGCATATTTTCGATCCAATTGCATCCATTTTCATTGCCTTTTTAATCTTATTAAGTGCCATCCCACTATTGAAATCTACTTCATCGAACatgttattgaaattagatgataCTAATCACAATTTAGTTAAAGATGCTTTGCatcaaatttcaatgaCTCCCGGTATATCAGGGTATACAACCCCACGATTTTGGCCATCACGTATGAGTTCAAGCGGTCATTCACATTCACACGGCCATTCACATTCACACGGCCATTCACATTCACACGGCCATTCACATTCACATTCACATAGTAGTAGTCATTCTGATCCGAACGAATGTcgtgatgatgatactgaTACCCGCACACTACATAGGCATACACAGAAGAAACCAACTAAATTGGAAGGGTATATTCATCTACAATACGTAGAGGGTGAAAACTCCACGATCATCAAGAAAAGAGCAGAAAAGATATTTGAGAATGTTGGGATACATGCATGGATTCAAgtagaattgaaaaactcGCCATGTTGGTGTACGTCATCTTCAGcattattaaattctcCACCGGTGACATTACCCATCAACATGGCTGGCAGTATTGGTAATACTAACGAAAATGGTATTCCTGCACCATACGCAAATAAGGGACTGTAAGAAGTACATTTGACGACTCActtgtatatatatatgtcaTTCCTTACATAGATATCCTGtaatgtaatataatataatacaatagAGACTACACCCAACagtattcttcttcttcttgtttggTATATTACAAGAGCTCGGCGGCTAATTTCAGTCAATAGGTATTACCCGGTCTGgataaagaattatcaCTTAACACgataaaaatttcaaaaatcaCCAAAATAAACTTCACTTAAGCTCATAATCTTTTGTTTGGTTGACTGATGAACATGAAGTGATTGAAAGTCATGGATGATTAAGAAAGTATTTTTGCTTTTCAAAGACTTTATTATATCGTTGACCTAAGAAATAAAGTTATTACTTCAGTACTCTCTTCTGCGTGTGCATGCATATATATCTGATCCTTTGGAATAGATGCATTTTTTTTCGACATTATTTAAGCTGAATTCATCACCACAACCACTGATATTGTCACCCATTGTTCATCATCTTAAACAGATAACCACTATTATAGAAAAAACGCTAGGTTAATTAGTATACGAATATTGTTATTCCCCAATCCAGAAAATACGTGCgaacaaaaagaaacacACAAAACGTAACGACTCAAAACAGAAATAGATGGATTCTCGCTCAACTGCAGTGACAGAATCAAAACAAGAATCGTCGTCAAATCAATCAACAGTGAGTAATAGTATCAATAACAGCGCTACAAATGATAGTATAAATGAAGTTCGAAATATTTTGTCGGATTTAGAAAGGCAACTgaatgatatatttaaagGAAACCAATTAAATGAAGACTTCACCATTTTGAATGGATACCTTACTTTCCTTCACtctaaattgattaaagTAGTTGTTGATCTCTTGGAAGTTAGTTCGACTTCCACAGATTTAAATGTGATCAAATTAAATCataaattgatttctttcattttaGATCAATTATGGGgtagaatttattatccTGTTTTCAAATGGTTTCAAAATTGGAGGAAATGGATTATTAcaaattatttcaaaaaagttCAACCTTCACAGAACGCAAATGATCAAACCagattcattgaatttagaaaaatGAATTCTAAACTGAATAAATTTGCAAAATTAGttaatcaattttattcGAGTATTATTCAAAccattttaaaaaaatttgacaCTTCATTACTTTTACCAAAGTTGTtttataaagaaataaatgaaatattcCCCTTATCATTATATCAATCTTCTCCTCCATCTCCAAGCCATTTCTCATCATCTTCTCCTTCAATTGCATACGATAATACAACTACTGATATGATAATACTAATGATGTTACAAAAATGTTTATTCTACTTGGGGCATTGTCAACGTTATAAAgcaattaatgaaaaaatctatgataattatcaaattgatgatttcaAAAAGGCTCTTTTCTATTTTAATTGgtctaatttattattaccttCATTTGGTGGCGAATCATTTTTACAGCTAGGATTGATCCACGTACATACGAAAAATTTCGGTATTGCCttacaatattttattagaGCTTCCTTGACGAGGATTTCAAACCCTATTGCGATGAATAATTTCCAAGCTATCATTTCTAATAACAAttccaaagaaaataataaaaataataacaacaataggttatatgaaaatattatcgatataataaaagataCTCGTgtaaatgaatttaaacCAACGAAAATAGTTAACAAGgaaatcattgaatattattttattgtattatttggTATAAATTATAATCCATCATCTTGGGTTGATACCAAGAAAAATGGTACtcaatttttaaaaagTACTGACATCAATTTGAAGCATTTAGAAGCTTCATTTTTGGagaaaatttcaacaagattttttaaaaatatgaaCCTTATCttacaaaatttaataacaGCCATTGGTGGGTTCCATCTCTTACTGCTTAacgagaaaaaaaatagtaaagagcaaaatatatttaacaTTGGGCTGGAAGAATTATCAAAACATCAATTATCATATTTGGATTTCgtatttaaattcatttctCATCTAATTAAAAATGTTATAATGATATCATGGGAAGAAAAACCAGAAGATTTCCAATACATTGCAATGGTCCGTTTAATACTGTCATGGTTGAATTCTAACCGATGCATCTTACAATATTCTCACACAAATGAATTGTTTACCATCACGTTGGCAAAATTAAgtaatcaaattattaaaaataaatctatTAAATTGGACACGtcaaaattgaaacaaaattcCGAATTCGTTCCTACAAGAACATACctatttgaagaagatgtcATATTTAGAGAATTTGCAAGTATTCACTTCAATTTATCAGGatttaatgattctaaGATCAATTCATCTCCGGATAGAAATATTAGATTAATGGGGTTTTCGCCAGAAGTAGAA from Naumovozyma dairenensis CBS 421 chromosome 3, complete genome includes these protein-coding regions:
- the SPC19 gene encoding Spc19p (similar to Saccharomyces cerevisiae SPC19 (YDR201W); ancestral locus Anc_8.409); the protein is MTDALEESVKSFERMIGLLQTTVDTLKHDSEDNTHLTETLLMSRRVFELVPEYDVQRAKLSLIEEVDPIVKTLEDKLQKSTGKLQRELDTIQQTCELNKLRLNNNHRTNLTTGTSNEMDAGNLSTDVVVMGSSTNEELDTLRALKNRKQELEERLAQLQS
- the COQ4 gene encoding ubiquinone biosynthesis protein COQ4 (similar to Saccharomyces cerevisiae COQ4 (YDR204W); ancestral locus Anc_8.411), producing MLHQQSVLFLSRYCHNYFLKPQRRNVMLSALTALTSTATIGNYLFGKDIKLADAMDKGELHNINEDYASKANETMLNRLKKLRNSRPMEPRYEGHVPLYLHEKLLLFLSSGISSFLHPENGMNIVKLGEATAIPPFLESLKRTMLSDETGRRILRDKPYVHTSILHFDKLSKLPENSFGYTFYKWCQTEKVSPDTRAPVTYIDDPIHAFIFQRYRQCHDFYHALVNMPIIIEGEITIKALEGANMGVPMAILGAIFAPLRLKPIQRKRLREIYLPWAVKTGLNCKPLVNVYWEELLEKDVNELREELGIKMPPNLREMRKKRAEMVKSLKHKYEENPSKAN
- the NDAI0C04760 gene encoding nucleobase cation symporter-1 family protein (similar to Saccharomyces cerevisiae THI7 (YLR237W); ancestral locus Anc_8.412); amino-acid sequence: MTTLTKRILKVLEVPVGDRETISFLKNPDLQPIKLKNQTWGFWSNFSYWSVVSFSVVSWISASSALSVGLSYGETIGTFIIGDVVAIIFTLANSYPGLDWKVGYTINQRFVFGIYGSWFGILIRVLMSIVNYGSNAWLGGLCINMILDSWSHHYLHLPNTLSKHVAMTTKELIGFILFHVITAFCYLMRPYHMNYILIISCTATCFSMLGMVIYLTHQAGGVGDYFTAKGTATGSTKAWAWVYMISYWFGAVSPAACNQSDYSRFGSSQTAIWLGTILALLIPTTIVPVFGVIGASAGMKLYNIEMWQPMDFFTYWLKGNYSSGARAASFFCGVSFSMSQMAYTISNAGFASGMDLAGLLPKYLNIKRGAILTAMVSVAVQPWNFYNSSSVFLTVMSSFGVVMTPIIAVMICDNFLIRKRNYSVSEAFVLKGEYYFNKGANWRAMVAWVCGMAPGLPGIAWQVNNNYFHNKGIVNFYYGDSFFSFAISFFLYWFLCIVVPVKVNILHDDKDYYGAFTDEVARSKGLIPFSEISEEELNIHQSGEEAMDEVKLTITTGTEDEKITKKTVNADSISISTTTEHSSRCKSSTDIPN
- the MSC2 gene encoding metal cation transporter MSC2 (similar to Saccharomyces cerevisiae MSC2 (YDR205W); ancestral locus Anc_8.413) is translated as MKIDLTQLLARIPLLISYPTIILSGSLIVSTYDDIIDLHLFNDSLMIITDYLLRLVFLPLLLSSIFIVIGYALGIFSLFRNKNNLIQNGLPIYVFLLILYQASFILGSIQTTCLGLLSLHQLLSSSNNGKSYHGSSILQLLKLYIPLSMLTLLMEYSIKYYNTIHTMEIIPKILIYSIIIIAQYSTPRLKGFIEKLTVESGRNEDDTTKTTTTALALEKQNNHFIIFLFVIEAICLIIIYSITKILYPNIYNLQPLMFIVNVGSLAVFFLSLHDSLLETERVTDDEDDIPEKRGSDYIFGPFFSVPKYITFISGLISIILLYLSSDSTLSPSPSSSTSILPSNIMTLLFVIASEFVSSFLPPSNIRKHADTPILNHSAHSHDHSHDHSHSHISSNKEDTEQHQEMNIFRQMATNKDTRSIFSFLLLNTTFMFVQLLYSFRSKSLGLLSDSLHMALDCGSLLLGLIATILSKNPPSDKFPFSLSNYLETLSGFTNGILLLGIVCGIFVEAIGRLFNPIPLHGTNELLVVATIGLLVNLVGLFAFDHHDAGGNNNHSHIQDPEDKNDRGTNENMRGIFLHILADTLGSVGVVISTLLIKLTHWHIFDPIASIFIAFLILLSAIPLLKSTSSNMLLKLDDTNHNLVKDALHQISMTPGISGYTTPRFWPSRMSSSGHSHSHGHSHSHGHSHSHGHSHSHSHSSSHSDPNECRDDDTDTRTLHRHTQKKPTKLEGYIHLQYVEGENSTIIKKRAEKIFENVGIHAWIQVELKNSPCWCTSSSALLNSPPVTLPINMAGSIGNTNENGIPAPYANKGL
- the EBS1 gene encoding Ebs1p (similar to Saccharomyces cerevisiae EBS1 (YDR206W) and EST1 (YLR233C); ancestral locus Anc_8.415) codes for the protein MDSRSTAVTESKQESSSNQSTVSNSINNSATNDSINEVRNILSDLERQLNDIFKGNQLNEDFTILNGYLTFLHSKLIKVVVDLLEVSSTSTDLNVIKLNHKLISFILDQLWGRIYYPVFKWFQNWRKWIITNYFKKVQPSQNANDQTRFIEFRKMNSKLNKFAKLVNQFYSSIIQTILKKFDTSLLLPKLFYKEINEIFPLSLYQSSPPSPSHFSSSSPSIAYDNTTTDMIILMMLQKCLFYLGHCQRYKAINEKIYDNYQIDDFKKALFYFNWSNLLLPSFGGESFLQLGLIHVHTKNFGIALQYFIRASLTRISNPIAMNNFQAIISNNNSKENNKNNNNNRLYENIIDIIKDTRVNEFKPTKIVNKEIIEYYFIVLFGINYNPSSWVDTKKNGTQFLKSTDINLKHLEASFLEKISTRFFKNMNLILQNLITAIGGFHLLLLNEKKNSKEQNIFNIGLEELSKHQLSYLDFVFKFISHLIKNVIMISWEEKPEDFQYIAMVRLILSWLNSNRCILQYSHTNELFTITLAKLSNQIIKNKSIKLDTSKLKQNSEFVPTRTYLFEEDVIFREFASIHFNLSGFNDSKINSSPDRNIRLMGFSPEVEDTNSENNDMDIIKLKLYSIILMSKKVLDGNQYGIKWDDDGIQFDHIPIVTEKNTLKYQGKKRGGILPNLLDKKTTMWKKNKQRDIQVSEKKKTLNGKELIQEEDEEIVYARNDNINEPISVSVLETQLLQGRHSGSSTPSDKWGYSGSSVPVPPSNFNVKPSEDLTQNITEQTFSSVFGSARFQNQPHKELSSSSVKSNSETSLPLRDLENSLKNMTMSDQNMINNNNNSTNESVSYLNTAAFQQQDSKIETTSSAPTSSHNPAYSYDYLNNLSNQSQFMSIPAPNLQLPPPTSQVQQTSPFFLSNQQFQQSGTISPYLTNQPSYPNFQQHSSSSYPWLNATTFENMPYLPQQAQMQASPFAYMTTQYPYDNSMYQKNNRHSKSATTKSATKKSDKKCKSTIKRQE